One genomic segment of Dehalogenimonas alkenigignens includes these proteins:
- a CDS encoding S8 family serine peptidase yields the protein MRYALVSKGLSIDRIEEEARKAGARNLKKAEVIGQVFCELDQSQAEKLAAVPGLVLKPLKEYGTSQMAAQAPPAESISDVFYLLRSYFAPPITGTGLTVAVLDSGVRKTHRSLQDKVVYEANFTDSPTAADVFGHGTQVAFTVAGGMHALGANAGVSPGASIMNIKVIGDEGIASDEAIVLGIDRVCDLAEQARTSGLLPTDEMYPNVVNLSLGGEDDGDPDNPVRVACRMASVEYGLDVIAAAGNTGPKMTTVMLPACEPEVIAVGAVETLGELLVWERSSRGPTVQGETKPDFVIWGTNLEMASDKNDEGFLVKSGTSFAAPMLSGLTGLLWESGRRAYGEGWGYRWTAAREVAPYFSTKPQDAPLGKDNAYGYGLPAMGAMLGQVMSNASPSAQTAEMVQMMTAMMMMAGVMGAI from the coding sequence ATGCGCTACGCTCTTGTTTCCAAAGGACTATCAATCGATCGGATCGAAGAAGAAGCCAGGAAGGCTGGCGCCCGGAACCTGAAAAAGGCGGAGGTCATCGGCCAGGTCTTCTGTGAATTGGACCAATCCCAGGCCGAGAAACTGGCCGCGGTCCCGGGTCTGGTGCTTAAGCCCCTCAAGGAATACGGCACCAGTCAGATGGCCGCCCAGGCGCCGCCGGCCGAAAGCATCTCGGACGTCTTCTATCTCCTGCGGAGCTATTTCGCTCCGCCGATCACCGGCACCGGCCTAACCGTGGCAGTTTTAGATAGCGGCGTCCGTAAGACCCACCGGTCGCTTCAGGACAAGGTGGTCTACGAGGCCAACTTCACCGATTCGCCGACTGCTGCCGATGTCTTCGGCCACGGCACCCAGGTGGCCTTCACCGTGGCCGGCGGAATGCACGCCCTGGGCGCGAATGCCGGTGTCTCACCCGGCGCCTCCATCATGAACATCAAGGTCATCGGCGACGAGGGTATCGCCTCGGACGAAGCCATCGTGCTCGGCATCGACCGGGTGTGCGACCTTGCCGAGCAGGCAAGGACATCCGGGCTTTTGCCGACCGATGAAATGTATCCCAATGTCGTCAACCTCTCGCTCGGTGGCGAGGACGACGGTGACCCCGATAATCCGGTCCGGGTGGCCTGCCGCATGGCAAGCGTCGAATACGGCCTGGACGTCATCGCCGCGGCAGGTAACACCGGCCCCAAGATGACGACGGTGATGCTGCCGGCCTGCGAGCCGGAGGTCATCGCTGTAGGCGCTGTGGAGACGTTAGGCGAGCTTCTTGTCTGGGAGAGATCCTCGCGCGGCCCGACTGTCCAGGGCGAGACCAAGCCGGATTTCGTCATCTGGGGCACCAACCTCGAAATGGCCTCCGATAAAAACGACGAGGGCTTCCTGGTGAAGTCGGGAACGAGCTTTGCGGCGCCGATGCTTTCAGGTCTCACTGGGCTTCTCTGGGAAAGCGGCCGCAGAGCCTACGGCGAGGGCTGGGGCTACCGCTGGACGGCGGCCAGGGAAGTGGCGCCGTATTTTTCGACCAAGCCGCAGGATGCGCCTCTCGGCAAGGACAATGCCTACGGCTACGGCCTGCCGGCCATGGGCGCCATGCTCGGCCAGGTGATGAGTAATGCTTCACCCAGCGCTCAGACAGCGGAAATGGTTCAAATGATGACCGCCATGATGATGATGGCCGGTGTAATGGGAGCGATATAG